In a genomic window of Sulfurimonas denitrificans DSM 1251:
- a CDS encoding class II SORL domain-containing protein, which translates to MPTINRYVDIDTVERESKKDYIDRHSPFIHCDNSAKEGEMFSVTIKMGNEYSHPDDYDHFIANMALYNGETLLARADFTPGTLGNIKAHATVTFNIIPTGNKLKLVAHAYCTKHGIWESTPVVVEITK; encoded by the coding sequence ATGCCAACAATAAATCGTTATGTAGATATAGACACAGTTGAGAGAGAAAGCAAGAAAGATTATATAGATCGTCACTCACCATTTATCCACTGTGATAACAGTGCTAAAGAGGGTGAAATGTTTAGCGTAACTATTAAGATGGGAAATGAGTACTCTCACCCAGATGATTATGATCACTTTATCGCAAATATGGCGCTTTATAATGGTGAGACTCTTTTAGCACGTGCTGACTTTACTCCTGGAACACTAGGAAATATCAAAGCTCACGCAACTGTTACTTTTAACATAATTCCAACTGGAAACAAGTTGAAATTGGTAGCTCACGCATACTGTACAAAACATGGTATTTGGGAATCAACTCCCGTTGTAGTAGAAATTACAAAGTAG
- the glyS gene encoding glycine--tRNA ligase subunit beta, with amino-acid sequence MLKTLLIEIGVEELPAVPLLRELKNIEKKYADILEKHSLLGNFEFYYTPRRLVLWHREFKSMQDESVEEFFGAPLSVAYKDGVATPAALGFAKKCGVGIDEITTTIKDNKEVIYYKRALMAKESSHLLPTIIKEWIDSLEFGKSMRWGSLQESFIRPIRWVNVQLADELVDMEIFGVKSAKKTFVHRISNFEAIEINGAKEYFEVLEDGGVTLFATQREKKIVEDFASIEKENGVKIEIDKELLDEVVAITENPTAILGSFDEEFLKLPPEVIITSMKEHQRYFPVFKDGKLINRFVVVSNAFTNDFSKVIEGNERVLRPRLSDALFFYNNDLKKGLSTAGLEKVVFMKGLGSVADKIERERKIAHALFDIYKPLHVTLEELDRSITLAKADLMSEMVYEFTELQGLMGSYYASLLGESQNVATAIREQYLPDGEDSALPSNKMSAIVAMSLKLDTLLGLFSINQIPTGSRDPFALRRAVNGLIRVTKEHDLEFDIVKTLTLLSKNYDSFDISKLEAFFLERVRQYFKVNPSIVEAVLISGERELLRISKKISALESMVNSQGFSEYFSTFKRVANITKDIDMSNIKAINEKLFENSAEDALFKRYNEVCAISYNSYEEELDALFSLKRELDSFFNDVMVNAEDESIRENRKALIASIYKSILKIADIKEIAL; translated from the coding sequence ATGTTAAAAACTTTACTAATTGAGATAGGCGTAGAAGAGTTACCAGCGGTTCCACTCTTAAGAGAACTAAAAAATATTGAAAAAAAATATGCTGATATTTTAGAGAAACACTCTCTTTTGGGAAATTTTGAGTTTTACTACACACCAAGACGACTCGTACTTTGGCATAGAGAGTTTAAAAGTATGCAAGATGAGAGCGTAGAGGAGTTTTTTGGAGCGCCTCTTAGTGTGGCTTATAAAGATGGAGTAGCAACTCCAGCAGCACTTGGATTTGCAAAAAAGTGCGGTGTTGGCATAGATGAGATAACTACAACTATTAAAGACAACAAAGAGGTTATCTACTACAAAAGAGCATTGATGGCAAAAGAGTCCTCTCATTTGCTTCCAACCATAATTAAAGAGTGGATAGACTCTTTAGAGTTTGGAAAATCTATGAGATGGGGAAGCTTGCAAGAGAGCTTTATCAGACCGATTCGCTGGGTAAATGTACAACTCGCAGATGAGCTTGTAGATATGGAAATCTTTGGAGTAAAATCAGCAAAGAAGACTTTTGTTCATCGTATCAGCAATTTTGAAGCTATTGAGATAAATGGTGCAAAAGAGTATTTTGAAGTTTTAGAAGATGGCGGTGTAACACTTTTTGCAACACAAAGAGAGAAGAAAATAGTTGAAGATTTTGCTTCAATTGAAAAAGAAAATGGCGTTAAAATAGAGATAGATAAAGAGTTGCTTGATGAAGTTGTAGCCATTACAGAAAACCCTACTGCAATCTTAGGCTCTTTTGATGAAGAGTTTTTAAAGCTTCCTCCTGAAGTTATCATTACATCAATGAAAGAGCATCAGAGGTATTTTCCAGTATTTAAAGATGGCAAACTGATAAATAGATTTGTTGTGGTATCAAATGCATTTACTAATGATTTTTCAAAAGTGATAGAGGGAAATGAGAGAGTTTTACGTCCTCGTCTCTCAGATGCTCTCTTCTTTTATAACAATGACTTAAAAAAAGGGCTCAGCACGGCTGGGCTTGAAAAAGTTGTATTTATGAAAGGGCTTGGAAGCGTTGCAGATAAGATAGAGCGTGAGAGAAAAATTGCACATGCTCTTTTTGATATATATAAACCACTACATGTAACTCTTGAAGAGCTTGATCGCTCTATAACTCTTGCAAAAGCTGACCTTATGAGTGAGATGGTTTATGAGTTTACAGAGCTTCAAGGTTTGATGGGCTCATACTATGCCTCTTTGCTTGGAGAGAGCCAAAATGTAGCAACTGCCATAAGAGAGCAGTATCTTCCAGATGGTGAGGATAGCGCACTTCCATCAAATAAGATGAGCGCAATAGTTGCCATGAGCTTAAAACTAGATACACTTTTAGGGCTATTTAGTATAAACCAGATACCAACAGGCTCACGTGACCCATTTGCTCTGCGCCGCGCTGTAAATGGGCTTATAAGAGTTACAAAAGAGCATGATTTAGAGTTTGATATAGTTAAAACACTTACACTTCTTAGCAAAAACTATGACTCATTTGACATCTCAAAACTTGAAGCATTTTTCCTAGAGAGAGTTAGACAGTACTTCAAAGTAAATCCATCTATCGTTGAAGCGGTTTTAATCTCAGGAGAGAGAGAACTTCTTAGAATCTCTAAAAAAATATCTGCATTAGAGAGTATGGTAAATAGCCAAGGGTTTAGTGAATATTTCTCAACATTTAAAAGAGTTGCAAATATTACAAAAGATATTGACATGTCAAACATCAAAGCTATAAATGAGAAGCTTTTTGAAAATAGCGCAGAAGATGCTCTCTTTAAGAGATATAACGAAGTTTGTGCTATCTCATACAACTCTTATGAAGAGGAACTTGACGCTTTATTTAGCCTAAAGAGAGAGCTAGATAGTTTCTTTAATGATGTTATGGTAAATGCAGAAGATGAGTCAATAAGAGAGAATAGAAAAGCTCTAATTGCTTCTATCTACAAGAGCATATTAAAAATTGCAGATATAAAAGAGATAGCTCTGTAA
- a CDS encoding globin produces the protein MNYEITKACENEKVEFKNPSTALYEVLGYEGMRKLMYEFYERIYESNIAHFFPQDRDEFEEVKKKNTKFFIQICGGPSIYDEEMKQKDLNEYMIDIHKNFSIYEKSRDEWLGTFREVLKELHVDEEIKNDFWQYLDKFSKLTVNRYLRESAYV, from the coding sequence ATGAATTATGAGATAACAAAAGCATGCGAAAATGAAAAAGTTGAGTTTAAAAATCCTTCTACTGCCCTATATGAAGTGCTTGGATATGAGGGAATGCGTAAACTTATGTATGAGTTTTATGAGAGGATATATGAGAGTAATATAGCACACTTTTTTCCTCAAGATAGGGATGAATTTGAAGAGGTAAAGAAAAAAAATACAAAATTTTTCATCCAAATTTGTGGAGGACCATCTATCTATGATGAAGAGATGAAACAAAAAGATTTGAATGAGTATATGATTGACATTCATAAAAACTTCTCAATATATGAAAAATCAAGAGATGAGTGGCTTGGAACTTTTAGGGAAGTACTCAAAGAGTTACATGTAGATGAGGAGATAAAAAATGATTTTTGGCAATACCTCGATAAGTTTTCAAAACTAACCGTCAATAGATACCTAAGAGAGTCGGCTTACGTTTAA
- the truA gene encoding tRNA pseudouridine(38-40) synthase TruA, translated as MRCALIIAYNGTNFLGSQTQKESKNTILGTLEIALKKINIETKIVASGRTDRGVHASGQVCHIDLPPYWSDITKLQDSLGRVLPPSILIKKIKIVDDTFHARYSAKRRVYRYIIKKAKSNPFEENFVTFIDDTDFFEIQKNIKLFCGAFDFKFFMKSGGDIKSTTRVIYRAFAYEHKGFIVLNFEANGFLRSQIRLMVGALLSLNEDEILDKLECRVNHKIKPAKSNGLYLSKIKY; from the coding sequence ATGAGATGTGCGTTAATCATTGCCTATAATGGCACAAATTTTTTAGGCTCTCAAACACAAAAAGAGTCTAAAAACACTATCTTAGGCACCTTAGAGATAGCTTTAAAAAAAATAAATATTGAAACAAAGATAGTTGCAAGTGGCAGAACAGACAGAGGCGTTCATGCGAGTGGACAAGTTTGTCATATTGACTTGCCTCCATACTGGAGCGATATAACAAAACTTCAAGACTCTCTAGGAAGAGTTCTTCCACCATCTATATTAATCAAAAAAATCAAAATTGTAGATGATACCTTTCATGCAAGATATAGTGCGAAGAGACGAGTTTACAGATATATCATCAAAAAAGCAAAAAGCAACCCTTTTGAGGAGAATTTTGTCACATTCATTGATGATACAGATTTTTTTGAGATTCAAAAAAATATAAAACTCTTTTGTGGAGCATTTGATTTCAAATTTTTTATGAAGAGCGGGGGTGATATAAAAAGCACCACAAGAGTTATATATAGAGCTTTTGCTTACGAACATAAAGGTTTTATAGTGCTAAATTTTGAAGCTAACGGCTTTTTAAGAAGTCAAATAAGGCTTATGGTTGGCGCACTGCTTAGTTTAAATGAAGATGAGATTTTAGACAAACTTGAGTGTAGAGTAAATCATAAAATAAAACCAGCAAAAAGCAATGGGTTATACTTAAGTAAAATTAAATATTAA
- a CDS encoding LptF/LptG family permease translates to MKIVQNYIRESVSILFLSIFLPLFSIASIVFLIKLATYTAVIQLTIFEMAKLFFFMLPELLFYTLPISFFVAITLALFKLSNDNEIVVLFALGIRPKLIIKTVLKPALFLCAILLFNFFVLFPHAKTLSSNFISYKKSEAKFNLSASEFGHKFGEWLLYIGKDNQNETYSDVILFNKKQDEEVLIRAKNAQIINDSGILRLKLTSGEGYSYSDEKFTQINFETMFINDTMKTDLDKYETPMEYWLPEAPSSKKRKMLISNILFSLFPVLSIFLAATIGIVHARHQKGKIYLFMFLGIILYYTLAVTLQLIIGSYALLVLAFGWLLGTYILYKKIIVAKF, encoded by the coding sequence ATGAAAATTGTTCAAAACTACATAAGAGAGTCTGTCTCAATTCTATTTTTATCTATCTTTTTACCGCTTTTCTCAATTGCTTCAATTGTGTTTCTAATAAAATTAGCTACCTATACAGCAGTTATTCAACTTACTATTTTTGAGATGGCAAAACTTTTTTTCTTTATGTTGCCAGAGCTGCTATTTTACACTCTTCCTATCTCTTTTTTCGTAGCTATAACACTAGCGCTTTTTAAACTCTCAAATGACAATGAGATAGTTGTACTTTTTGCACTTGGCATTAGACCTAAACTTATAATAAAAACAGTTTTAAAACCAGCACTATTCCTCTGCGCTATTCTTCTTTTTAACTTTTTTGTACTCTTTCCACATGCAAAAACTCTATCTAGCAACTTTATCTCTTATAAAAAAAGTGAAGCAAAATTTAACCTCTCAGCTTCAGAGTTTGGTCATAAATTTGGCGAATGGCTCTTATATATAGGAAAAGACAACCAAAATGAGACATATTCAGATGTTATTTTATTTAATAAAAAACAGGATGAAGAGGTGCTAATTAGAGCAAAAAATGCCCAAATTATAAATGATTCGGGAATTTTAAGGCTAAAGCTAACTTCAGGAGAGGGGTATAGTTATTCAGATGAGAAATTTACGCAGATAAACTTTGAGACTATGTTTATCAACGATACAATGAAGACAGATTTGGATAAATATGAAACACCTATGGAGTATTGGCTACCAGAGGCTCCATCATCAAAAAAGAGAAAGATGCTCATCTCAAATATACTCTTTAGCCTTTTTCCAGTTTTAAGCATATTTTTAGCAGCTACAATTGGAATTGTTCATGCGAGGCATCAAAAGGGTAAAATTTATCTATTTATGTTTTTAGGAATAATCCTCTATTACACTCTAGCCGTTACACTACAGCTCATAATTGGCTCATACGCACTTCTAGTTTTAGCATTTGGATGGCTTCTTGGAACATATATACTCTACAAAAAGATTATAGTAGCCAAATTTTAG
- a CDS encoding prepilin peptidase, which yields MELTFTFILALLFGSFLNVVILRVPKDESAVFVNSHCQKCNESLKPWHNIPIFSWIFLRGKCAFCKSDISIQYPIIELLSALIALGLVFKMGLSLPTLFITCSFLTLLALSLIDLRYKMVPDSLNLLALLFGIFGAWSLSGIVLNFQNALLFAGSFTLLRFALSYILTSTAKREAKKTLTSWSKNYHTYPFIEAMGEGDIIVAATMGALLGVKLTLVAIFLSALLALPVMLFALRGSKEEQRVPFVPFLTAATFIVYIYDSAIMRYIEANY from the coding sequence GTGGAACTTACATTTACTTTTATTTTAGCTCTTCTTTTTGGCTCATTTTTAAATGTTGTAATCCTAAGAGTTCCAAAAGATGAGAGTGCTGTTTTTGTAAATTCTCACTGCCAAAAATGCAATGAGAGTTTAAAGCCTTGGCACAATATACCTATTTTTTCTTGGATTTTTCTAAGAGGAAAATGCGCCTTTTGCAAATCCGACATATCAATTCAGTACCCAATTATAGAGCTCTTAAGTGCTCTTATAGCTCTTGGCTTAGTTTTTAAGATGGGACTTAGCTTACCTACTCTTTTTATTACATGTAGTTTTTTAACTCTCTTAGCGCTATCTTTAATTGACCTTAGATATAAAATGGTTCCAGATTCTCTCAATCTGTTAGCACTGCTCTTTGGAATTTTTGGTGCTTGGAGTTTATCTGGCATAGTGCTTAATTTTCAAAATGCTCTTCTTTTTGCTGGAAGCTTCACTCTTCTTAGATTTGCACTCTCATATATTTTGACATCAACAGCTAAGAGAGAAGCTAAAAAAACTCTTACTTCATGGAGTAAAAACTACCATACCTACCCTTTTATAGAAGCTATGGGGGAAGGCGATATAATCGTTGCAGCTACAATGGGCGCTCTTCTTGGGGTTAAACTAACGCTTGTAGCTATTTTCCTCTCAGCACTCTTAGCTCTTCCTGTTATGCTTTTTGCCCTAAGAGGCTCTAAAGAGGAGCAGAGGGTTCCTTTTGTCCCTTTTTTAACAGCAGCTACTTTTATAGTATATATTTATGATAGTGCTATTATGCGCTATATTGAGGCTAACTACTGA
- a CDS encoding di-trans,poly-cis-decaprenylcistransferase produces the protein MNRVKHIAIIMDGNGRWAELRGKKRVKGHEAGAKVARAVTEFCAKHKEIQRLTLYAFSTENWKRPKLEVEFLMKLLEKYLNSELETYLKNNIRFEPIGDISAFSSSLQKTIRDVEEKSAHCDGLVQSLALNYGAHDEILRAINRVKKRDDDITEAMLLDALDCKDNVDLLIRTGGDHRLSNFLLWQSAYAELFFTDTLWPDFSVNELEKTLNDFTKIERRFGGLK, from the coding sequence ATGAATAGAGTAAAGCATATAGCCATAATCATGGATGGCAATGGACGCTGGGCTGAGCTTAGAGGAAAAAAAAGAGTAAAAGGACATGAAGCTGGTGCAAAAGTAGCAAGAGCTGTCACTGAGTTTTGTGCCAAACATAAAGAGATACAAAGACTCACTCTGTACGCTTTTTCAACGGAAAACTGGAAAAGACCTAAGCTGGAAGTTGAATTTTTAATGAAACTTTTAGAAAAATATCTCAACAGTGAACTTGAGACTTATCTAAAGAACAACATCAGATTTGAGCCAATTGGAGACATCAGCGCCTTCTCTTCTTCTCTTCAAAAAACCATAAGAGATGTAGAAGAAAAAAGTGCACATTGTGATGGTTTGGTTCAATCCCTTGCACTAAATTATGGTGCACATGATGAGATACTAAGAGCGATAAACAGAGTAAAAAAAAGAGACGACGATATAACAGAAGCTATGCTCTTAGATGCACTAGATTGCAAAGATAATGTTGATTTACTAATCAGAACAGGTGGAGATCACAGGTTGTCAAACTTTTTACTTTGGCAGAGTGCTTATGCTGAACTATTTTTTACAGATACCCTATGGCCTGATTTTAGTGTCAATGAGCTAGAAAAAACATTAAACGATTTTACAAAAATTGAGAGAAGATTTGGAGGGCTGAAGTAG
- the coaBC gene encoding bifunctional phosphopantothenoylcysteine decarboxylase/phosphopantothenate--cysteine ligase CoaBC yields MVIPADLLKGKKILLGVTGSIAIYKSLELVRLFSKAGAEVKVVMSEASKKFIAPLSFEALSSNMVLDDTNESWANEHNHIKTTQWADLFVIAPATANTIAKLANAIADNILLESALAYPDLKIIAPSANTNMINNPITKANLKMLAIANYEIVETQTKELACKSVGNGAMAEPLEIFWHCAKALLRDTFWMDRRVIVTGGGTIEKIDDVRFLSNFSSGKMASAMATALYCRGADVNLISTKFEPELPLDLYTIKVESSAEMAEYLNDSIRIAKKGKLSKATLMRDEQIHLIQKKPYLFMVAAISDYVVSYAQSGKLKKESLGSEWNLQLKENLDILSSIDKKGITTIGFKAEMDEQNALQNAQKMLEKKSLDAVCLNILKDSSSFATDTNSVDFLSKNKHQKIALCDKLNIAFEILEHAKNI; encoded by the coding sequence ATGGTTATTCCAGCGGATTTGTTAAAAGGTAAAAAGATACTCTTAGGCGTTACTGGCTCGATTGCCATATATAAGTCTCTTGAGCTTGTTAGACTCTTTAGCAAAGCGGGAGCAGAAGTCAAAGTTGTAATGAGCGAAGCTTCTAAAAAGTTCATAGCGCCTCTTAGCTTTGAAGCTCTTAGTTCAAATATGGTTTTAGATGACACAAATGAGTCATGGGCAAATGAGCATAACCATATAAAAACTACTCAGTGGGCAGACCTCTTTGTTATCGCTCCAGCAACTGCAAATACGATAGCAAAACTTGCAAATGCAATAGCGGATAATATTTTGCTAGAGTCCGCCCTAGCCTATCCAGACCTGAAAATAATAGCACCCTCTGCAAATACAAATATGATAAATAATCCAATTACAAAAGCAAATCTGAAGATGTTAGCAATTGCAAACTATGAGATAGTTGAAACGCAAACTAAGGAGCTCGCATGTAAAAGTGTTGGCAATGGTGCTATGGCAGAGCCTCTTGAGATATTTTGGCACTGTGCAAAAGCGCTTCTAAGAGATACGTTTTGGATGGATAGAAGAGTTATAGTTACAGGTGGTGGAACTATTGAAAAGATTGATGATGTACGCTTTCTCTCAAACTTCTCAAGCGGAAAAATGGCATCTGCTATGGCTACTGCACTATATTGTAGAGGTGCAGATGTAAATCTTATCTCTACTAAATTTGAGCCTGAGTTGCCACTTGATTTATATACAATCAAAGTAGAGAGTTCTGCTGAAATGGCTGAATATCTAAACGACTCTATTCGAATTGCTAAAAAAGGAAAGCTATCAAAGGCAACACTTATGAGAGATGAGCAGATTCATCTTATTCAAAAAAAACCATATCTTTTTATGGTAGCTGCCATTAGCGACTATGTTGTAAGTTATGCTCAAAGCGGGAAGTTAAAAAAAGAGTCTCTTGGGAGTGAGTGGAATCTTCAACTCAAAGAGAACCTAGATATTTTAAGTTCGATAGACAAAAAGGGCATCACAACTATAGGTTTTAAAGCTGAAATGGATGAGCAAAATGCTTTGCAAAATGCTCAAAAAATGTTAGAAAAAAAATCTCTTGATGCTGTTTGTCTAAATATATTAAAAGACTCTTCAAGTTTTGCAACAGATACAAACAGCGTAGATTTTTTGTCAAAAAATAAACATCAGAAGATAGCTCTTTGCGACAAATTAAATATCGCATTTGAGATTTTAGAGCATGCTAAAAATATATGA
- a CDS encoding multiheme c-type cytochrome: protein MKKILLLAITLSSLLFAQTENETCKKCHPDIVNEFEGSMHRNATYYDDEIHKAVWDMHPSRDSGKYSCAECHAPNAKDEKEVAQGITCVSCHTIKDVEEHAGANKNVYSKDKKTFYSAEAGRENEKVIYKQESSWLGMNKTTVGSPYHDIDYTNEKYYNGQMCMGCHSHRQNSSEFMICETGKDGAQNKEENCITCHMPKVEGTATTIRQSQKHAYHGFAGAHKKPELLSQYVEIELGKKSNGFDVFVTNKAPHDLMLHPLRVTELRVKIISEKESKSLQTFTFVKVIGNESGPSMPWLANQVVVDTMLKGNEKRAIPYTEVLKKGDKVEVELGYYLVNPKALKKLNLEGNKKAEKFTVLKQKSFIAE, encoded by the coding sequence ATGAAAAAAATACTGTTGTTGGCGATTACTCTATCGTCATTACTTTTTGCTCAAACTGAAAATGAAACATGCAAGAAGTGTCATCCAGACATAGTAAATGAGTTTGAAGGCTCAATGCATAGAAATGCAACTTACTATGATGATGAGATTCATAAAGCTGTATGGGATATGCACCCATCAAGAGATAGCGGTAAATATAGTTGTGCTGAGTGTCATGCTCCAAACGCAAAAGATGAAAAAGAGGTGGCACAGGGTATAACTTGTGTAAGTTGTCACACCATAAAAGATGTAGAAGAGCATGCGGGTGCAAATAAAAATGTATATTCAAAAGATAAGAAAACTTTCTACTCAGCTGAAGCAGGAAGAGAAAATGAAAAAGTAATTTATAAACAAGAGAGCTCTTGGTTGGGTATGAACAAAACTACAGTAGGCTCTCCTTATCATGATATAGATTACACAAATGAGAAATATTATAATGGGCAAATGTGTATGGGTTGTCACTCTCATAGACAAAATTCAAGTGAGTTTATGATTTGCGAAACAGGTAAAGATGGTGCGCAAAACAAAGAGGAAAATTGTATTACATGTCATATGCCTAAAGTTGAAGGAACTGCAACAACTATTAGACAGAGCCAAAAACATGCATATCACGGGTTCGCTGGTGCTCATAAAAAACCAGAGCTTCTTTCACAATATGTTGAGATTGAACTTGGTAAAAAAAGTAATGGTTTTGATGTATTTGTTACAAATAAAGCGCCACATGATTTGATGTTGCATCCTCTTAGAGTTACGGAGTTGAGAGTAAAAATTATAAGTGAAAAAGAGAGTAAATCTCTACAAACTTTTACATTTGTTAAAGTTATAGGAAATGAAAGCGGACCGTCAATGCCTTGGCTTGCAAATCAAGTTGTAGTTGATACTATGTTAAAAGGTAATGAAAAAAGAGCAATTCCTTATACTGAAGTGCTGAAAAAAGGGGATAAGGTTGAAGTTGAACTTGGATACTATCTTGTAAATCCAAAAGCGCTTAAAAAATTAAACTTAGAGGGCAACAAAAAAGCTGAGAAATTTACAGTTCTTAAGCAAAAAAGTTTTATAGCAGAGTAG
- a CDS encoding CDGSH iron-sulfur domain-containing protein produces the protein MCKDAIVFDNKPNGVTLEAWIPYYICTCGRSEGGVFCDGKHEGSSCMPKKVTVEKTKQYHICMCKSSKNFPFCDGTHSTYRDEDIGGKVRYEEEVE, from the coding sequence ATGTGTAAAGATGCGATAGTATTTGACAACAAACCAAACGGCGTTACGTTGGAAGCTTGGATTCCATATTATATTTGTACATGTGGAAGAAGCGAGGGTGGTGTTTTTTGTGATGGAAAACATGAAGGAAGCAGTTGTATGCCAAAAAAAGTAACAGTTGAAAAAACTAAACAGTATCATATCTGCATGTGTAAATCTAGTAAGAACTTCCCATTTTGTGATGGAACACATAGCACATATAGGGATGAAGATATTGGTGGGAAAGTCAGGTATGAGGAGGAGGTAGAGTAG
- the exbB gene encoding TonB-system energizer ExbB, translating to MEYLKESVDYGILAILFFMSFVSIWLSIERYFFYKSVDLMEYKTKNEVEVILTNNLSTISSIASNAPYVGLLGTVMGIMVVFYDMGQNSSLETSVVVIGLSLALKATALGLLVAIPSMMLYSAFLRKTDILFAKWEDEINKKI from the coding sequence ATGGAGTATTTAAAAGAGAGCGTAGATTATGGGATATTGGCGATACTCTTTTTTATGAGTTTTGTATCTATTTGGCTCTCTATTGAGAGATATTTTTTTTATAAAAGTGTTGATTTAATGGAGTATAAAACAAAAAATGAGGTAGAGGTTATTTTGACAAATAATCTCTCTACTATTTCAAGTATAGCTTCAAATGCCCCATACGTTGGGCTTCTTGGGACTGTCATGGGGATAATGGTTGTTTTTTACGACATGGGGCAAAACTCATCTTTAGAGACCTCAGTTGTAGTTATAGGGCTCTCTTTGGCGCTAAAGGCAACAGCGCTTGGGCTTTTAGTGGCGATTCCTTCCATGATGCTCTATAGTGCATTTTTGCGTAAAACGGATATCTTATTTGCAAAGTGGGAAGATGAAATCAATAAAAAGATATGA
- a CDS encoding biopolymer transporter ExbD — translation MKSIKRYEGINVVPFIDVLLVLLAIVFVISNFIALGKIDVKLPTSSTKEAIKDVKHNIVITENSELYVNDALVDREEFKRRLFEFSKDDVITIVSDKKALYEDFIFVVDVLKERGLEKISMATKR, via the coding sequence ATGAAATCAATAAAAAGATATGAGGGCATAAATGTTGTCCCATTTATAGATGTTCTGCTTGTTTTGCTTGCGATAGTGTTTGTTATATCTAACTTTATAGCACTTGGAAAGATTGATGTTAAGTTGCCAACTTCATCTACAAAAGAGGCGATAAAAGATGTAAAACATAACATAGTCATAACAGAAAATAGTGAGTTGTATGTTAATGATGCGCTTGTTGATAGGGAGGAGTTTAAAAGAAGGCTTTTTGAGTTTTCAAAAGATGATGTTATTACGATTGTCTCTGATAAGAAGGCGCTTTATGAGGATTTTATCTTTGTAGTTGATGTTTTAAAAGAGAGAGGTTTAGAAAAAATCTCAATGGCTACAAAAAGATGA
- the hemP gene encoding hemin uptake protein HemP yields the protein MKELPQIDSKELFKGEKIVRIIHANQVYTLRITCENKLILTK from the coding sequence ATGAAAGAGCTACCACAAATAGACTCAAAAGAGCTCTTTAAAGGTGAAAAAATAGTTCGCATAATCCATGCCAATCAAGTATATACGCTTAGAATCACGTGTGAAAACAAGCTTATACTAACAAAATAG
- a CDS encoding energy transducer TonB produces MRVVSRSSISGFYISLALHVVAIFTLVYALDTKSKLPTPLEPMFISLKNFELPKEVSSKVAKPEPIKKEIVQKSKVAKVEKKVEVLEPKKIEQEVQTPAKIAKPLKDKSAQTSSAPQESTKAQENHEAKEDVIQESIAQSEEAEQEEYEKTNFHSIRDMVLANLKYPNNARRMGLHGTVEIVLVIDTNGKLIDVILHKSSGHSLLDKSALKSADKLCKATLPAPQRVSRVMLPIYFALN; encoded by the coding sequence ATGAGAGTAGTAAGCAGAAGTAGCATAAGTGGTTTTTATATCTCTCTAGCTCTACATGTAGTCGCTATCTTTACTCTTGTTTATGCCCTAGATACAAAGAGTAAACTTCCCACCCCTTTAGAGCCCATGTTTATCTCTTTAAAAAATTTTGAACTTCCAAAAGAGGTCTCTTCAAAGGTAGCAAAACCAGAGCCTATAAAAAAAGAGATAGTTCAAAAATCAAAAGTAGCCAAAGTTGAAAAAAAAGTGGAGGTTTTAGAGCCTAAAAAGATAGAGCAAGAAGTGCAAACTCCTGCAAAAATAGCAAAACCTCTAAAAGATAAATCTGCTCAAACTAGTAGTGCACCACAAGAGAGCACCAAGGCGCAAGAAAATCATGAAGCAAAAGAGGATGTTATACAAGAGAGTATAGCGCAAAGCGAGGAAGCAGAACAAGAAGAGTATGAAAAAACAAATTTTCATAGTATCCGAGATATGGTTTTGGCAAATCTAAAATATCCAAATAATGCAAGAAGAATGGGACTTCATGGAACAGTTGAGATAGTTTTGGTTATAGATACAAATGGAAAACTTATAGATGTTATTTTGCATAAATCTTCAGGACACTCTCTTTTGGATAAGAGCGCACTCAAATCAGCAGACAAACTATGCAAAGCAACTCTGCCAGCACCTCAGAGAGTCTCAAGAGTAATGCTTCCAATCTACTTTGCACTTAACTAA